One window of Trichomycterus rosablanca isolate fTriRos1 chromosome 2, fTriRos1.hap1, whole genome shotgun sequence genomic DNA carries:
- the LOC134303373 gene encoding uncharacterized protein LOC134303373, with amino-acid sequence FSVFSDNFTCDKCRLVVSLTEKISVLEGRIRALEQTTTSECLDSAVAVPNASSSGVEPQTPALEPSQRGDWVTSRRHSRRAKHRPSQLHVSNRFSPLSEPPAEKPVNVSALVIGDSQLRHVRIATPIETPATIVTCIPGARAPDIRANLKVLANANRRFSKIVIHVGTNDVRLRQSEVTKCNVKEVCELARSMSEAVVCSGPLPIPPSGETYSRLLSLNRWMSKWCSENSIDFVDNWSTFEGRPGLLKRDGVHPTWEGAARISCSIGDRLYHRSTSTEPKKYRSI; translated from the exons ttctccgtgtttagtgataactttacatgtgataagtgtagattagttgttagtctgacggagaagatctcagtgttagaagggcgcattcgggcgttagaacagactactactagtgagtgcttagattcagctgtagcagtcccgaatgccagcagttcaggtgtagaaccccagactccggcattagagccctcacagcggggcgactgggtgacgtctcggcgacatagtcgtagggcaaagcaccgaccatctcagttgcacgtgtccaacaggttttccccactcagtgagccacccgctgagaagcctgttaatgtaagtgctctggttataggagattctcagctccgacacgtgcgtattgcaacccccatagagacaccagcaaccatagtcacttgtattccgggggccagggcgcctgacatcagagcaaacctgaaagtgctggctaatgctaatcgtagattttcgaagattgttatccacgtcggcactaatgatgttcgtttacggcagtctgaggttactaagtgtaatgttaaagaggtgtgtgagttagctaggtcgatgtctgaggcagtagtgtgctctggccccttaccgattccacccagtggcgaaacctacagcaggttgttgtcgctgaaccgctggatgtctaaatggtgctcagaaaactccattgattttgtagataactggtccacctttgagggaaggcctggtcttttgaagcgggatggtgtccaccccacgtgggagggtgctgctcgcatttcttgcagcataggcgacaggctttaccaccgc agtacaagtacagagccaaagAAATACaggagcatctaa